The genomic window TTAGTAATTCTAATATCTTTTCCATTAATCGTTAAATATTGATTATTAATTTCTATATTTCCATTAAAACTACCATGAGTTGAATCATATTTCAACATATAAGCTATATATTCTAAATCTAATAAATCATTAATTGCAACAATTTCAATGTCATTTCGTTTCTGTGCAGCACGAAAAACAATACGACCAATACGCCCAAAACCATTAATACCTACTTTAATAGTCATTATTACACCAAATTTTAAATAAAAGATAAAAATTATATAAAATAATTAAAATAAAATATTTAAATAATAAAATATAAATTAATATTAAAATATTTTATAAATATATAATAAAATTATTTATTAAAATTATTAAATAATATTAAAATTAATTACTTTAATTAATTTAAAAATTATACATACTAAATATTTATAAATTTATTTATTATTTTTATAAAATTTTTTTTTATAATTAGAAATTAAAGGTCTATATATTTCTATTCTATCACCATTATTTACTATATTATTTAATTTTACTAATTTACCATATATTCCAAATTTATTAACATTTAAGTCTATATTTAAATCTAAATCTAACAAGCCTGATTTTTGAATTGTTTCTTCAACATTACTACCTATATCTATTTTAAATAAACGACGATATTGATAATCAGGTAAAGCATAAATTACTTCAACTTTAATCTTTTTTAACATTGTAAATTAATTATTAAATGAAATAATAATTATATAATATATAGTAATTTTTATTTTATTTAAATTATATATAATATATAATTTTTAAGTTAATTAAAAATAATAAAAATATTATATAAAAAAATATATTTTTTAATAAATTATAACTTAAATATTAAAAATTATCTATATTTTTATAAAAATTTATTTTATAAATTTTTAAAAAAAAACATTTACAAATAAATATATTAACATTATATCAACTGATATTAAGGTAACAATATGATTCATATTACACATATTGCACAAAAACATTTTTTAAAATTATTAATGAATCAAAAAAAAGGAACTCAAATTCGTGTATTTGTTATAAATCATAATACAATCGAAGCAACATGTAAAGTTTCTTACTGTCCAAAAAATACTATAAATAAAACTGATATTAAAATAAAATTTAAAAATTTTTCTGTATTTATTGATAAAAAAAGTGCTCCTTATTTAAAAAATGCTGAAATAGATTTTATAACTAACCAATTAAATTCACAATTAACATTAAAAGCACCAAATGTTAAAACTAAACAAAATAATAACATATCATTATTAAAACGTATTAAATATTTCATAAAATCAAAAATTAATCCACAATTAGCTTTACATGGTGGTTATATAGATTTAATAAAAATTACTGAAAAAAAAATAGCTATTTTAAAATTTTATGGTAATTGTAACGGTTGTTCAATGATTAATATTACCTTTAAAGAAGTAATTGAAAAAAAAATATTAATGAATTTTCCAGAAATTTCATCAGTAAAAAATATAACTAATCATCAATAAAAATAACTATTTTATAATAAATATTATTAAATATTTTTTAAAATATTTATAATTCATATTGATCAAATATTTATTAAAATAAAATTTAATATATAAATTTTAATATATTTAAATATTTTTATATATAATATTTAAGTTATTTTATAAAAAAAATCACGTAATCTAAAACCTAAACTAATTAATACTATAAAATAAGATATTGCTCCTATTATTATTACTAATAATAAACGTAAAAGACGTTCTAACATGTTTCCATTTATCCATAATGGCATCATCCATATTAAAAAAAATAAAACCAAAGACATTACAAATACAGCAAATCCTATTTTTATAAAAAATATAACCCAACCCGGTTGAGGTTTAAAAATTTTTTGATAACGTAATTGCCAATATAAAAGTGCAGAATTAATATAAGCTGATAAACTTATTGATAATGCTAATCCAATATGTTTTAATGAATTAATAAATATTAAATTCATAATTTGAGTTATAATTAATGTAATTAAAGAAATTTTTAATGGTGTTTTAATATCTTGACGTGAATAAAAACCAGGTAATAATACTTTTACTAAAATAAAACCAATTAATCCTATTGAATAAACACTTAAAATCTGTTGAGTCATCTCAGAATCAAAAATACTAAATTTACCATATTGAAATAATGAAAAAATTAAAGGCTTAGAAAGTAAAATAAATGCAATTGCACTTGGTAATGTTAACAAAAAACATAAACGTAATCCCCAATCTATTAATAATGAATATTCATTTTTATTACCTTGAATATAACTTTTTGATAGTAATGGCAATAAAATAGTTCCTAAAGTAACTCCTAATACACCAGAAGGAAATTCAATTAAACGATCTGCATAATATATCCAAGATATTGCTCCAGATTCTAAAAATGAAGAAAAAATAGTATTAATAATTAAAGAAATTTGACTTATTGATACTCCAAATATTGCAGGTATCATTTGATGTATTACTCGACATACTCCTATATCTTTCCATATTATTCTAGGAAAAACTAACATATTTATTTTATATAAATAAAAAAATTGACAAATTAATTGTAAAATTCCACCTACTATTACTGCCCAAGCTAATGCTAATACTTTTGGATAAAAATAAGGTGTAGCAAATAATGTAAATCCAATTATACTAAGATTTAATAATATTGGTGAAAAAGCTGAAATTGAAAAATAATTCCAAATACTAAGAACTGCTCCAGCAAATGAAGCTAATGAAATAAATAATATATATGAAAAAGTAATACGTAATAATGTTATAGATAAAGAAAATTTATTAGGTATTTCAAAGAAACCTGGTGCTATAATATATATTATCCAAGGTGCAAATAATATACCTAATATAGTTACAAAAATTAATGTAAATATTAATATTCCAAATATAGCAGAAATAAAAGTACGTGTTGTATTTTGATTATAATAGTTATTATAATCAGCTAAAATTGGAATAAAAACTTGAGAAAAAGCTCCTTCAGCAAAAATACGACGTAAAAGATTTGGAAATTTAAATGCTATAAAAAAAGCATCTGTTTCCATACTTACACCAAAAATATATGCGATAATAACATCACGTAAAAAACCTAATAATCTTGAAAAAATTGTAATCATGCTAATTGAAA from Serratia symbiotica includes these protein-coding regions:
- the ratB gene encoding UPF0125 protein RatB, with amino-acid sequence MLKKIKVEVIYALPDYQYRRLFKIDIGSNVEETIQKSGLLDLDLNIDLNVNKFGIYGKLVKLNNIVNNGDRIEIYRPLISNYKKKFYKNNK
- the nfuA gene encoding Fe/S biogenesis protein NfuA — translated: MIHITHIAQKHFLKLLMNQKKGTQIRVFVINHNTIEATCKVSYCPKNTINKTDIKIKFKNFSVFIDKKSAPYLKNAEIDFITNQLNSQLTLKAPNVKTKQNNNISLLKRIKYFIKSKINPQLALHGGYIDLIKITEKKIAILKFYGNCNGCSMINITFKEVIEKKILMNFPEISSVKNITNHQ
- the murJ gene encoding Lipid II flippase MurJ gives rise to the protein MNLFKSLISISMITIFSRLLGFLRDVIIAYIFGVSMETDAFFIAFKFPNLLRRIFAEGAFSQVFIPILADYNNYYNQNTTRTFISAIFGILIFTLIFVTILGILFAPWIIYIIAPGFFEIPNKFSLSITLLRITFSYILFISLASFAGAVLSIWNYFSISAFSPILLNLSIIGFTLFATPYFYPKVLALAWAVIVGGILQLICQFFYLYKINMLVFPRIIWKDIGVCRVIHQMIPAIFGVSISQISLIINTIFSSFLESGAISWIYYADRLIEFPSGVLGVTLGTILLPLLSKSYIQGNKNEYSLLIDWGLRLCFLLTLPSAIAFILLSKPLIFSLFQYGKFSIFDSEMTQQILSVYSIGLIGFILVKVLLPGFYSRQDIKTPLKISLITLIITQIMNLIFINSLKHIGLALSISLSAYINSALLYWQLRYQKIFKPQPGWVIFFIKIGFAVFVMSLVLFFLIWMMPLWINGNMLERLLRLLLVIIIGAISYFIVLISLGFRLRDFFYKIT